The proteins below come from a single Alligator mississippiensis isolate rAllMis1 chromosome 2, rAllMis1, whole genome shotgun sequence genomic window:
- the NPY1R gene encoding neuropeptide Y receptor type 1, with amino-acid sequence MNTSLLSSFVNHSIYLNFSQNSRILHFEDEDCHVPLAMVFTLALAYGAVIILGVSGNLALIIIILKQKEMRNVTNILIVNLSFSDLLVTIMCLPFTFVYTLMDHWIFGEAMCKLNPFVQCASITVSVFSLVLIAIERHQLIINPRGWRPNNRHAYIGIAAIWIVAMASSLPFMMYHVLTDEPFRNITIDEYKDKYVCLDLFPFDSVRLSYTTSLLVIQYFGPLCFIFICYLKIYTRLKRRNNMMDKMRDNKYRSTETKRINIMLISIVVAFAVCWLPLTIFNIVFDWNHEILPVATCSHNLLFLICHLTAMISTCVNPIFYGFLNKNFQRDLQFFFHFCDFRSRDEDYETIAMSTMHTDVSKTSLKQASPVAFKKINNVDDDEKI; translated from the exons ATGAATACATCACTTCTTTCCTCTTTTGTGAATCATTCTATCTACTTGAATTTTTCTCAGAACTCCAGAATCCTACACTTTGAAGATGAAGATTGCCATGTACCTTTGGCCATGGTCTTCACCTTGGCCCTGGCTTATGGAGCTGTGATCATTCTGGGAGTCTCTGGGAATCTGGCCTTGATTATCATCAtcttaaaacaaaaggaaatgcgCAATGTTACTAACATCCTTATTGTCAACCTTTCCTTCTCAGATCTTTTAGTAACCATCATGTGTCTTCCCTTCACTTTTGTATACACTTTAATGGACCACTGGATTTTTGGAGAGGCCATGTGCAAGCTAAATCCTTTTGTGCAGTGTGCCTCAATCACAGTTTCAGTTTTCTCTTTGGTCCTGATTGCTATTGAACGCCATCAGCTGATCATCAACCCCAGAGGGTGGAGGCCAAACAATAGACATGCCTACATAGGAATTGCTGCCATCTGGATTGTAGCTATGGCTTCCTCGTTGCCTTTCATGATGTATCATGTATTAACTGATGAACCCTTTAGAAACATAACAATCGATGAATATAAGGACAAATATGTATGTTTAGACTTGTTCCCTTTCGACTCTGTCAGGCTTTCTTATACCACATCCCTTTTGGTGATACAGTATTTTGGACCactttgttttatatttatttgctaCTTAAAG ATATACACACGCTTGAAAAGAAGGAACAACATGATGGACAAGATGAGAGACAATAAGTACAGGTCTACTGAAACGAAAAGGATCAACATCATGCTGATCTCTATTGTGGTTGCATTTGCTGTCTGTTGGTTGCCCCTTACCATCTTCAATATTGTGTTTGACTGGAATCATGAAATTCTACCTGTTGCTACCTGCAGCCACAATTTGTTATTCTTGATCTGCCATCTCACAGCCATGATCTCAACCTGTGTAAACCCTATTTTTTATGGGTTTCTCAACAAGAACTTCCAGAGAGACTTacagtttttctttcatttttgtgATTTCCGCTCCAGGGATGAGGATTATGAGACTATAGCTATGTCTACCATGCACACAGATGTTTCAAAAACCTCCTTGAAGCAAGCAAGCccagttgcatttaaaaaaataaataatgttgaTGATGATGAAAAAATATAA